The following is a genomic window from Tripterygium wilfordii isolate XIE 37 chromosome 19, ASM1340144v1, whole genome shotgun sequence.
AGGGAGTTAGCCATAGTTGACCACggaatatatgaatatatatattattaatgtAGTCAAAGAAAACAAGCTTTGGACATTTATTGTAGCTGGTCGATTGATAACCAACTTAGACAATTTGGATGAACTGGCCATTAAATATTAGGTTGAATCTTATATAAATCCTGTCGCATCTATTTCAAAGACACAACGATAACACTTGAAACTAGCAGAGGAGAGGACCATTAGATGCAGAACAAGACCTGGTCAAAACTTTTGGGTAGAGTTCAGTTCACAAAGAAACAAGATTGTAAGGATTTTCAATCCACGACTCCATGGATAACTCTTTGAAAATGGACCAGAAAGAAAACAACAGAAACAAAGaagcaaacaaaacaaagaaagctgCAGCAGTGcgtgcatgcatgcatgtccATGCCCTCTGCTCTAGATAACTGAAATTTTGATGCCGCAACATCCCTCCCGGCTCCCTCCCTCCGCGTGGTGGCTTTGTGCAGCTTCTACACACCCATCAAGGGGACAGTTACAAAAAGACAAATTAACCTATGAATACGATGCCTTTCAAGTTTGAACAAATGGATCATATTGCAACAGCACAGGGCACGAGTCATTTTTGAAGCTTACGTTTTTCTGGATAAGGTGGGTTCATACACACTCTCCAAAATATCTTTAAAAATCTTGTCTTGTTTTAATTAGCAAAATCTCAACCCAAATACATCAATATATATTATTCGTTATGGGGGCacgaatttgtttttcatgggaTGTCGGCATTGATTCTTATatctagggtttagggtttaggataaattacgtgcaagggtatgatgcattttagttgtaacaaatataaataaataaaaaaataaataacaaataattttgaaaataaaaaatttagatttttaaaataataaaaggaaTACGACTAACATTTTTTATGtagattaaattaattaaagagaaattaaaagaaggaATACGACtaacatttttagggtttagggttttagctAAGACTTTACTTATAAGTTACTtagttgggttatgtcaatccgatgtgaTATCTTAGTCTTGACACTCCTCCACGCTGGTTGAAAAtatctttaaaaaaatcttGTATTGTTTTAATTAGCATGTACTCAAATACATCAAGAGTATTGTTCGTTATGGGGcacgaatttgttcttcatgtgTCGTCGGCATTGGTTattatacataaaaataaaataaaataagtcacTTGTGTGAGAGGTGTTAAGACTTTATTTATAAACCGCTCACTTGGGTTACtaattatgtcaatccgatgtgaTATGTTAGTCTTGACATTCCCCCGCATGGGTCGAAAATATCTTAAAATCTTATCTTTGTTTTAATTAGCAGTCAAGATAAGCGATGGAAAGGATGTCAAGATATTTAGTGATAACATAGCCTGGCACTTAATTGAGAGACTAAATCCTGAAAGTGAGTGATGTGGAAGCTCTTGTTTGGAAATAAACACCATGATTATTCATTAATTAACTAAGATCTTATTACAAGAGTTTCGACACTTCTCATTTACCTAGCTACCAGAACCTCCAAAAACACAGAACTAAAAGAAACAAAGGCTAATGGTTATCTTCAGTGATTCATTTTCATTCCAGAAATTTTGGTGTTTTGTGTACTCTCAATTCAAAGCCAAATATGCTTGTTGAGGGGCAAACAAACATAATGGAGAATTTTCTCACATGGTTCGGTATCATAACCCTAAATATattccaattaattaattaactaattaatcaaGAGTTAGGTTAGGTTGGGTCCATTAGATCAATAATATACATCAATCAATAAAATTGTTCCCTTGATTGGGATCCTACTTCCTCATGATGGGGGTGTTGCATACTTGCATTATAGCCCAAAGAGGAATAAGTTGAAAGAAATactccaaatatatatataaggaagaATATATCATTCATTGAATGGAGGTGGAGTTCATAAAAGCTTAGAGGCtccacaaaaataataatacattaaaaaaagaattattaGCATATGTTACCACTAACATTATTGTTGACGAGTTAATTAAATTAGCATGAACCTTCAAATATTAAATTGGGGGATTTTGTCCTTCTGGTTATACATTTTTCTAGAGAGCCGCAACCATTTTTATGATTGATGTTTTTGATGGTCAACTATAGCCAATGTATGAAAAGATGTGCAGATCATTTCAATGATACTCTTTGACATCAGTCCGATCACCTGATATGTTATCGATGACGTGCAAAAATATGACCGATTAATTGTTCTTGATAGTAGATTACTCGGCTCTATAATCGTCTCAGTTGATCAGACTTGGAAACAACACGACTATTGAGATAGCTCGGTTTTGAGTACTCTATCTTTAGCTTGtagtcaaaaataaaaaagtgagagaattttatttgaatggaggacattttttttttaatgtactcCGAAATAAGAATCATCTGTGATTATGAGCTTGATTTCCAGGGATGAATCCCCTGTAAAtctcttgtagatcctcttGATATCACTTATAGATCTTATTATTGATCGATGACAATCCTCCTCGATATCCCGAGGAATTAAGATCATATGAGATTCATGAGGTTATGCTGATTTGACAGTATCGAGGGATATGGACCAAGGTGGCATGTGAATGTGTCGAGATGCTCCTCAATCCGATCTCTCTTCCTCATATAGTAATATGTATCAACGTTTTTATTGGATAGATACTAAACAATTTTCCTGTCAGTTTCCTAGTAACATCTTTTCTGAAAATCAATTGGtaaatatcaaatatctaaTATGACAGCAATAGAACAGTGATCCAAGTGTAATATTGCGAAAACCTATCAGAGAAGGCGATAGGGGCTCCAATTTCGGTTTCAATTCTTTtccaaaatcatgaattaaaatgtgtgattaagtattttgatgtttataatgttagaatatagttgattttgggaaaaaaaatttctcaataCTAAATTTTAAGAcctaaatcttaaatcctaatcTCTAAACCCCAAATACTAGAAATTAagttctaaaccctaaattctaaactctaaacactaatttataagtaataaattttaatacatcatttttaaaaacaaaaataatgatttaacataatttttaagAGAAAATTGGAATCGGAATTGGAGTCCCTTCCATCTGGAGAAGGGGATAGGTATTCATATCACATCATTGATTCGTTGGTATACAACACCAGACGCGGCCAGCTAAGGGGGCCACTAGGCCCAACTTGATTGGGTCCAAGAAAACGAATATCCGAATAATCCCCAAACAAACAGAATTGAGGGTCCCACATGGCCGTTCCGACAGGTTACCACACCCTCGCCCATTGCGTGTGGGTTTCTCCTCCGACCTCCATAAATACCCCCACTTCTCACCTTCCTCGGTTTGAATTACCAGAAACCCTACTCCCTCTCTAGTCTTGTCTGCTTTCTCCAGAAACTTCTTTTACAGGCCCtagaaggaaagaaagagaaaaaacgATGGTGAGCGATGTTGAATCCAAGAAGAGCAATGACAGTATCAAGTTCTTGTGCAGTTACGGAGGCAAGATCGTTCCTCGTTCGATGGACGGGAAGCTACGTTACGTCGGTGGACTCAACAGAGTTCTCTCCGTCGATCGTTTCGTTTCTTTTGCTGGTTCGTTTCGTCATTCGATTTCTTCTGCTTGTTTTCGTCCAGTTTAGGTTTAATTTCGTAGTAATTGAATTGTTTTTGGGATTTTTGCAGAACTGATGGTCAAGCTCGGTGAGTTATGCGGATACTCCGTTACGTTGACGTGCCAGTTACCCGGCGGAGACTTGGAGACATTAATTTCCGTCAAATCTGACGAGGATTTGGCGAATATAATTGAAGAATATGATCGAGCTTCCTCAGGTTCAAAAATCAGAGCCGTTCTTTCCCCTCCGAAATCGCTCAAACAGATTTCCCCTCCTCCGTCAAATAATTCCAGCATCAACTTTTCTCCAACCAAACAGCCTTTCACGGCGGCCGTGAATCATCAGTACTTTGTTCCTCGGCGTTCTTCGCCGCAGTTCGGCTATCCAGTTGGCGCTTACAGAGAGTGTTGCAGGGGGTGCTGATCTCCTCGGCATATTCAGGGGAACTATTGGAACCCTAATTGCCATAACAATTACTGGCATTGACGGAAAGAATCCTAAAAGCTGGAGGACCACACAAATTTATACACAGACAACTACGTTGAACAATTTAATCAAAAAGCCTAAAAAAAGAGCTAAAATTTTGGTGTTTGAgatttgtatgtatatagagGGTAGTTTTGTTAAATCTGGAAGAATCATTATACATATGTGCCTGATTCGGTGATTCGCGGCCGTATTCCTGTAATTGGAATCAATTTTGCTGTTTGGGTTTCCGGCGGGGATTCTAATTCCGCCGGTTACACTCGGAATTGCCGTCAGGGTTCCATCAatggggaatttttttttttatctttttcccACATTAGCTTTGCACGGTAGCAATGCGTCGTGGTGGTGACACGTGTTAGTTTGTTATTTTGTTgatcaaaatttttaattaattaattttaaggcTGATTTGTTGTTCTTTTTCCCTATAACTTGCAGGTAAGGCGTGGAATGGAATCATATGCTCTGTTTTGGGCCCAACATTCTTGAAAAACACAGGAGTAGGACAACATGCTTGCAATGAACTTTCTTCCACCAAGcgactaatatatatatatatatatatatatatataacaataagTAATGGTAATGGGTCATATTTAAGTTGTATCCTGGACTGGACCAACAATTGAAAGATCCTTAAGAACCTAACcagcaaataataaaattttaaaaagatgcTGATTGCAATTTGGCAATTTGGTAGGCTTGACTAAAGAAAGACACAAACAACTAGTTTACTACTAAAGACAAATCTTGAGTTTTACCACGTTACTTATCCCTTCCAATTACAATTACCTTGTCTTCAAGAGCCAAATAATAATTGAGTCCATCGGGTTGACAGTCTACATCTTCAACTGGTTTCTTGCTCAAACTCTTCCCCTTCAGATTCATCTGCATTGTCAGCATCTTCATCATCTGCGTCGTTATCATAATCTTCTTTATCATTATCAACATGTGTTTTCCCAATCACAACCAGGTTACTATTCATCTTCCGGATTTCATTACACTGCATCATAAATTAAACACCATATGATACCATACCACCATTAACATAACAAAATAAACGAAAGAAAGTAGAGGCACAACTGCATATAAGTGAAATTTCACAAGGTCATTGGTACATTATTCCCACAATTCCATTTCTCATCAATGAATTGCTATAATAATCCCAGGGATTATAATCGTATATTCATAATAGCTCCTTGAAAGATAGCTCGAATTACCTAGTATGATGAACTTTGAACAACTGCAATAGCAGGTTAACTCCAATGAGCAAACCACAAAGTATAGATGCACCACAGATGTAATATCACACATGCAGACAATCTCAATGGTTTTCCATTTGAGCACAAATTCAGGGTTCAAAAAACCTTTAGAAATAATCATCAAAATGACTAAAACCATTCAAGACAGCTTTTTAACTTGTAATAAGTTGAAGAAGTTGACTTAGATCCGGTTCCAAATTTACTCAACAAAAGATACAGCAGGTTGATATTTCTGTAACGAGAGAGATTGGGTGATGCTAAGAAACCATTGCAATCAGATTTGCTATTTGCAAGCTTAAAATTCGCAAGACCTCAGACAAACAGTCAAAAGCACAAGATTAGGCCTAGAATACCCAATATCTTTTTAACTCACTCCTTGTTCTTCCTCACATAAAGTTCAGTACCAAAGATGAATATTTCTACCAGAAAACTGAATGTTGGCCTATATTTCTAGATTACAAAATTTAGTCAACTTAAACATAAACCCCACACCCATGGCCTCTTTTTCCCCCATCCAACCAATAAGATTAACTTTTTACTACTTTAGGGATGGCAAAGGGGAGGGTTTGCATAGGGTACTCCTTACCTGGACCTTCATCCTCTTCATACCCTCACGGGTACAAAAATTCTGCTCTACCCTCATCCTCTGGGTATTCGCCATACCCT
Proteins encoded in this region:
- the LOC119985816 gene encoding uncharacterized protein LOC119985816, translated to MVSDVESKKSNDSIKFLCSYGGKIVPRSMDGKLRYVGGLNRVLSVDRFVSFAELMVKLGELCGYSVTLTCQLPGGDLETLISVKSDEDLANIIEEYDRASSGSKIRAVLSPPKSLKQISPPPSNNSSINFSPTKQPFTAAVNHQYFVPRRSSPQFGYPVGAYRECCRGC
- the LOC119985817 gene encoding uncharacterized protein LOC119985817, which produces MLQFPAFMTQYPWSTRTIPTSFLLPSQWPQPHSEELLLAMEESDFEEKCNEIRKMNSNLVVIGKTHVDNDKEDYDNDADDEDADNADESEGEEFEQETS